Proteins encoded in a region of the Dreissena polymorpha isolate Duluth1 chromosome 6, UMN_Dpol_1.0, whole genome shotgun sequence genome:
- the LOC127835323 gene encoding uncharacterized protein LOC127835323 isoform X1 produces the protein MSALHCHLQRQITQDKLIVGAVAKVNLDLREGGTSKEKRLLQGEMLFSFFSFLLAGISIGPVQCLTCLDCTNVQSPQDCIHATECQHGEVCHVHRSTNQYGDAVFNVGCVHPSQCQRHTMEISQLVGRSIYDDTRSLAETVCQKCCDDDLCNDHCDVGYCSPDPCEFGTCISTKTGYKCLCDQYHIGVNCSADVGKCPNGWEQRPKSDDCYLITDNTDHRNRDDASAECQKQQGHLVKVDSIEERDWLRQKMDYLRQTQGLFHFWVGLSNRPRTDNTGFKWEDQTYLDTSILPWRPDQPDNNYGLEHCGDLWNGELNDNNCNEQYPYICEMYLSPPQNLSSTYVPILNTSTSPTGTPSTSTAPPTPDVCKCPNDWEQRPGSDDCYLITDIKDMRDHDGASAECQKHQGHLVKVDSIQERDWLRQKVVNLWQTQRLVFFWVGLSNRPRTDNTGFKWEDQTDLDTNILPWRPGQPDADGSEHCGDLWYGELNDDDCNEPFPYICEIPKCKNRICNILQSTLWIASLASSSSLDDFHAVQNKLNCTFDADFCQWSQVKNDYFDWTRHTGSTPTDETGPTTDHGGSGWYLFIETSAPRVLDEEAVLISPFIDTCNNVAMCFQMFYHANGASLGDLQVTLETSGYGNSTVQEFSGPLNSSDTWERLAFTINPIPKFQIRIRGTVGNGYLGDIAIDDVSVTPGECPP, from the exons ATGTCTGCCCTGCATTGCCATTTACAGCGACAGATAACACAAGACAAACTGATAGTGGGGGCAGTCGCGAAGGTGAACTTAGACTTACGAGAAG GTGGCACTTCTAAAGAGAAACGTTTGCTTCAG GGCGAGATGCTCTTCAGCTTCTTCAGTTTTCTACTCGCTGGCATCAGCATTGGCCCGG taCAATGTTTGACATGCCTTGATTGTACGAATGTACAAAGTCCTCAAGACTGCATACATGCGACGGAATGTCAGCATGGCGAG GTTTGCCATGTTCACAGGTCAACAAATCAATACGGAGATGCTGTGTTTAACGTTGGCTGTGTACACCCATCG CAATGTCAACGCCACACCATGGAAATCTCACAACTAGTCGGAAGATCGATCTACGATGACACAAGGTCGCTGGCTGAGACCGTTTGTCAGAAATGCTGTGATGACGATCTGTGCAACGATCATTGTG aCGTTGGATACTGCAGTCCGGATCCCTGTGAATTTGGGACTTGCATCAGCACGAAAACTGGCTACAAATGTTTGTGTGACCAGTATCACATAGGGGTCAATTGCTCAG CTGATGTTGGCAAGTGTCCAAACGGTTGGGAGCAGCGCCCCAAAAGTGACGACTGCTACCTGATTACTGACAACACGGACCATCGCAATAGAGACGACGCCAGTGCTGAGTGTCAGAAGCAGCAGGGCCATCTGGTGAAGGTGGACTCCATCGAGGAAAGG GACTGGCTACGTCAAAAGATGGACTACCTGCGCCAGACCCAAGGGCTGTTCCACTTCTGGGTGGGGCTCAGTAATCGGCCCCGGACAGACAACACGGGGTTCAAGTGGGAGGATCAGACCTATCTCGATACGAGCATCCT ACCCTGGAGGCCAGATCAGCCCGACAACAATTACGGTTTGGAGCACTGCGGGGACCTGTGGAACGGGGAACTGAACGATAACAACTGCAACGAGCAATACCCGTACATCTGCGAGATGT ATTTGAGCCCGCCGCAGAACCTATCAAGTACATATGTACCGATACTGAACACAAGCACCTCGCCGACGGGCACTCCCTCCACGTCCACAGCGCCCCCTACAC CTGATGTTTGCAAGTGTCCAAACGATTGGGAGCAGCGCCCCGGAAGTGACGACTGCTACCTGATTACTGACATTAAGGACATGCGCGATCACGATGGCGCCAGTGCTGAGTGTCAGAAGCATCAGGGCCATCTTGTGAAGGTGGACTCAATCCAGGAGAGG GACTGGCTACGTCAAAAGGTGGTCAACCTGTGGCAGACCCAGAGGCTGGTCTTCTTCTGGGTAGGGCTCAGTAATCGGCCCCGGACAGACAACACGGGGTTCAAGTGGGAGGATCAGACAGACCTCGATACGAACATCCT ACCCTGGAGGCCAGGTCAGCCCGACGCCGACGGTTCGGAGCACTGCGGGGACCTGTGGTACGGAGAACTGAACGATGACGACTGCAACGAGCCTTTCCCGTACATCTGCGAGATACCTAAGTGTAAGAACAGAATCTGCAATATCTTACAATCAA cgCTTTGGATAGCTAGTCTGGCCTCTAGCAGCA GTCTTGACGACTTTCATGCTGTGCAGAACAAAT TAAACTGCACTTTCGATGCTGATTTTTGCCAATGGTCGCAAGTGAAGAACGATTATTTTGATTGGACTCGACACACCGGAAGTACACCCACTGACGAAACTGGACCAACCACCGACCACGGTGGATCAG GATGGTATCTATTCATCGAGACGTCGGCTCCGCGCGTACTGGACGAAGAGGCAGTTCTGATAAGCCCTTTTATTGATACCTGTAATAACGTGGCGATGTGCTTCCAG ATGTTCTACCACGCCAACGGGGCCTCGCTGGGCGACCTGCAAGTGACTTTGGAAACATCTGGTTACGGTAACAGCACTGTGCAGGAATTTTCCGGACCCCTGAATAGCAGCGACACCTGGGAAAGGCTTGCGTTCACAATTAACCCGATCCCTAAATTCCAG ATTAGAATCAGAGGGACGGTTGGCAACGGTTACCTTGGTGATATCGCCATTGATGACGTCTCTGTGACGCCAGGAGAGTGTCCACCGTAA
- the LOC127835323 gene encoding uncharacterized protein LOC127835323 isoform X2, whose amino-acid sequence MSALHCHLQRQITQDKLIVGAVAKVNLDLREGGTSKEKRLLQGEMLFSFFSFLLAGISIGPVQCLTCLDCTNVQSPQDCIHATECQHGEVCHVHRSTNQYGDAVFNVGCVHPSQCQRHTMEISQLVGRSIYDDTRSLAETVCQKCCDDDLCNDHCDVGYCSPDPCEFGTCISTKTGYKCLCDQYHIGVNCSADVGKCPNGWEQRPKSDDCYLITDNTDHRNRDDASAECQKQQGHLVKVDSIEERDWLRQKMDYLRQTQGLFHFWVGLSNRPRTDNTGFKWEDQTYLDTSILPWRPDQPDNNYGLEHCGDLWNGELNDNNCNEQYPYICEMYLSPPQNLSSTYVPILNTSTSPTGTPSTSTAPPTPDVCKCPNDWEQRPGSDDCYLITDIKDMRDHDGASAECQKHQGHLVKVDSIQERDWLRQKVVNLWQTQRLVFFWVGLSNRPRTDNTGFKWEDQTDLDTNILPWRPGQPDADGSEHCGDLWYGELNDDDCNEPFPYICEIPKSLWIASLASSSSLDDFHAVQNKLNCTFDADFCQWSQVKNDYFDWTRHTGSTPTDETGPTTDHGGSGWYLFIETSAPRVLDEEAVLISPFIDTCNNVAMCFQMFYHANGASLGDLQVTLETSGYGNSTVQEFSGPLNSSDTWERLAFTINPIPKFQIRIRGTVGNGYLGDIAIDDVSVTPGECPP is encoded by the exons ATGTCTGCCCTGCATTGCCATTTACAGCGACAGATAACACAAGACAAACTGATAGTGGGGGCAGTCGCGAAGGTGAACTTAGACTTACGAGAAG GTGGCACTTCTAAAGAGAAACGTTTGCTTCAG GGCGAGATGCTCTTCAGCTTCTTCAGTTTTCTACTCGCTGGCATCAGCATTGGCCCGG taCAATGTTTGACATGCCTTGATTGTACGAATGTACAAAGTCCTCAAGACTGCATACATGCGACGGAATGTCAGCATGGCGAG GTTTGCCATGTTCACAGGTCAACAAATCAATACGGAGATGCTGTGTTTAACGTTGGCTGTGTACACCCATCG CAATGTCAACGCCACACCATGGAAATCTCACAACTAGTCGGAAGATCGATCTACGATGACACAAGGTCGCTGGCTGAGACCGTTTGTCAGAAATGCTGTGATGACGATCTGTGCAACGATCATTGTG aCGTTGGATACTGCAGTCCGGATCCCTGTGAATTTGGGACTTGCATCAGCACGAAAACTGGCTACAAATGTTTGTGTGACCAGTATCACATAGGGGTCAATTGCTCAG CTGATGTTGGCAAGTGTCCAAACGGTTGGGAGCAGCGCCCCAAAAGTGACGACTGCTACCTGATTACTGACAACACGGACCATCGCAATAGAGACGACGCCAGTGCTGAGTGTCAGAAGCAGCAGGGCCATCTGGTGAAGGTGGACTCCATCGAGGAAAGG GACTGGCTACGTCAAAAGATGGACTACCTGCGCCAGACCCAAGGGCTGTTCCACTTCTGGGTGGGGCTCAGTAATCGGCCCCGGACAGACAACACGGGGTTCAAGTGGGAGGATCAGACCTATCTCGATACGAGCATCCT ACCCTGGAGGCCAGATCAGCCCGACAACAATTACGGTTTGGAGCACTGCGGGGACCTGTGGAACGGGGAACTGAACGATAACAACTGCAACGAGCAATACCCGTACATCTGCGAGATGT ATTTGAGCCCGCCGCAGAACCTATCAAGTACATATGTACCGATACTGAACACAAGCACCTCGCCGACGGGCACTCCCTCCACGTCCACAGCGCCCCCTACAC CTGATGTTTGCAAGTGTCCAAACGATTGGGAGCAGCGCCCCGGAAGTGACGACTGCTACCTGATTACTGACATTAAGGACATGCGCGATCACGATGGCGCCAGTGCTGAGTGTCAGAAGCATCAGGGCCATCTTGTGAAGGTGGACTCAATCCAGGAGAGG GACTGGCTACGTCAAAAGGTGGTCAACCTGTGGCAGACCCAGAGGCTGGTCTTCTTCTGGGTAGGGCTCAGTAATCGGCCCCGGACAGACAACACGGGGTTCAAGTGGGAGGATCAGACAGACCTCGATACGAACATCCT ACCCTGGAGGCCAGGTCAGCCCGACGCCGACGGTTCGGAGCACTGCGGGGACCTGTGGTACGGAGAACTGAACGATGACGACTGCAACGAGCCTTTCCCGTACATCTGCGAGATACCTAAGT cgCTTTGGATAGCTAGTCTGGCCTCTAGCAGCA GTCTTGACGACTTTCATGCTGTGCAGAACAAAT TAAACTGCACTTTCGATGCTGATTTTTGCCAATGGTCGCAAGTGAAGAACGATTATTTTGATTGGACTCGACACACCGGAAGTACACCCACTGACGAAACTGGACCAACCACCGACCACGGTGGATCAG GATGGTATCTATTCATCGAGACGTCGGCTCCGCGCGTACTGGACGAAGAGGCAGTTCTGATAAGCCCTTTTATTGATACCTGTAATAACGTGGCGATGTGCTTCCAG ATGTTCTACCACGCCAACGGGGCCTCGCTGGGCGACCTGCAAGTGACTTTGGAAACATCTGGTTACGGTAACAGCACTGTGCAGGAATTTTCCGGACCCCTGAATAGCAGCGACACCTGGGAAAGGCTTGCGTTCACAATTAACCCGATCCCTAAATTCCAG ATTAGAATCAGAGGGACGGTTGGCAACGGTTACCTTGGTGATATCGCCATTGATGACGTCTCTGTGACGCCAGGAGAGTGTCCACCGTAA
- the LOC127835323 gene encoding uncharacterized protein LOC127835323 isoform X3 — MLFSFFSFLLAGISIGPVQCLTCLDCTNVQSPQDCIHATECQHGEVCHVHRSTNQYGDAVFNVGCVHPSQCQRHTMEISQLVGRSIYDDTRSLAETVCQKCCDDDLCNDHCDVGYCSPDPCEFGTCISTKTGYKCLCDQYHIGVNCSADVGKCPNGWEQRPKSDDCYLITDNTDHRNRDDASAECQKQQGHLVKVDSIEERDWLRQKMDYLRQTQGLFHFWVGLSNRPRTDNTGFKWEDQTYLDTSILPWRPDQPDNNYGLEHCGDLWNGELNDNNCNEQYPYICEMYLSPPQNLSSTYVPILNTSTSPTGTPSTSTAPPTPDVCKCPNDWEQRPGSDDCYLITDIKDMRDHDGASAECQKHQGHLVKVDSIQERDWLRQKVVNLWQTQRLVFFWVGLSNRPRTDNTGFKWEDQTDLDTNILPWRPGQPDADGSEHCGDLWYGELNDDDCNEPFPYICEIPKCKNRICNILQSTLWIASLASSSSLDDFHAVQNKLNCTFDADFCQWSQVKNDYFDWTRHTGSTPTDETGPTTDHGGSGWYLFIETSAPRVLDEEAVLISPFIDTCNNVAMCFQMFYHANGASLGDLQVTLETSGYGNSTVQEFSGPLNSSDTWERLAFTINPIPKFQIRIRGTVGNGYLGDIAIDDVSVTPGECPP, encoded by the exons ATGCTCTTCAGCTTCTTCAGTTTTCTACTCGCTGGCATCAGCATTGGCCCGG taCAATGTTTGACATGCCTTGATTGTACGAATGTACAAAGTCCTCAAGACTGCATACATGCGACGGAATGTCAGCATGGCGAG GTTTGCCATGTTCACAGGTCAACAAATCAATACGGAGATGCTGTGTTTAACGTTGGCTGTGTACACCCATCG CAATGTCAACGCCACACCATGGAAATCTCACAACTAGTCGGAAGATCGATCTACGATGACACAAGGTCGCTGGCTGAGACCGTTTGTCAGAAATGCTGTGATGACGATCTGTGCAACGATCATTGTG aCGTTGGATACTGCAGTCCGGATCCCTGTGAATTTGGGACTTGCATCAGCACGAAAACTGGCTACAAATGTTTGTGTGACCAGTATCACATAGGGGTCAATTGCTCAG CTGATGTTGGCAAGTGTCCAAACGGTTGGGAGCAGCGCCCCAAAAGTGACGACTGCTACCTGATTACTGACAACACGGACCATCGCAATAGAGACGACGCCAGTGCTGAGTGTCAGAAGCAGCAGGGCCATCTGGTGAAGGTGGACTCCATCGAGGAAAGG GACTGGCTACGTCAAAAGATGGACTACCTGCGCCAGACCCAAGGGCTGTTCCACTTCTGGGTGGGGCTCAGTAATCGGCCCCGGACAGACAACACGGGGTTCAAGTGGGAGGATCAGACCTATCTCGATACGAGCATCCT ACCCTGGAGGCCAGATCAGCCCGACAACAATTACGGTTTGGAGCACTGCGGGGACCTGTGGAACGGGGAACTGAACGATAACAACTGCAACGAGCAATACCCGTACATCTGCGAGATGT ATTTGAGCCCGCCGCAGAACCTATCAAGTACATATGTACCGATACTGAACACAAGCACCTCGCCGACGGGCACTCCCTCCACGTCCACAGCGCCCCCTACAC CTGATGTTTGCAAGTGTCCAAACGATTGGGAGCAGCGCCCCGGAAGTGACGACTGCTACCTGATTACTGACATTAAGGACATGCGCGATCACGATGGCGCCAGTGCTGAGTGTCAGAAGCATCAGGGCCATCTTGTGAAGGTGGACTCAATCCAGGAGAGG GACTGGCTACGTCAAAAGGTGGTCAACCTGTGGCAGACCCAGAGGCTGGTCTTCTTCTGGGTAGGGCTCAGTAATCGGCCCCGGACAGACAACACGGGGTTCAAGTGGGAGGATCAGACAGACCTCGATACGAACATCCT ACCCTGGAGGCCAGGTCAGCCCGACGCCGACGGTTCGGAGCACTGCGGGGACCTGTGGTACGGAGAACTGAACGATGACGACTGCAACGAGCCTTTCCCGTACATCTGCGAGATACCTAAGTGTAAGAACAGAATCTGCAATATCTTACAATCAA cgCTTTGGATAGCTAGTCTGGCCTCTAGCAGCA GTCTTGACGACTTTCATGCTGTGCAGAACAAAT TAAACTGCACTTTCGATGCTGATTTTTGCCAATGGTCGCAAGTGAAGAACGATTATTTTGATTGGACTCGACACACCGGAAGTACACCCACTGACGAAACTGGACCAACCACCGACCACGGTGGATCAG GATGGTATCTATTCATCGAGACGTCGGCTCCGCGCGTACTGGACGAAGAGGCAGTTCTGATAAGCCCTTTTATTGATACCTGTAATAACGTGGCGATGTGCTTCCAG ATGTTCTACCACGCCAACGGGGCCTCGCTGGGCGACCTGCAAGTGACTTTGGAAACATCTGGTTACGGTAACAGCACTGTGCAGGAATTTTCCGGACCCCTGAATAGCAGCGACACCTGGGAAAGGCTTGCGTTCACAATTAACCCGATCCCTAAATTCCAG ATTAGAATCAGAGGGACGGTTGGCAACGGTTACCTTGGTGATATCGCCATTGATGACGTCTCTGTGACGCCAGGAGAGTGTCCACCGTAA